From a region of the Thermus caldilimi genome:
- a CDS encoding DUF1501 domain-containing protein, with product MDRREFLQKSLLALALGQGAPSLLVRTALAAKTRGRILVVVNLFGGNDQLNTLVPYRNELYHRLRPNLALKGKEVLDLGVRGKWLGLHPALRPLMAMWEKGELALIPQVGYPNPNRSHFISTAIWHTADPDRRAQTGWLGRWADGQEDPFCETFLGGAAPLALRGERRTAPAIASIDAFTLRLTPALQRAFEEEARHPRQGTAEEIRRAMLSLRGALDRVGRLRTVKNRAQYPEGAFGRSLADIARMIAGGLESSVYYTTLGGWDTHANQPPRHEELLGQLAQGLAALREDLRAIGRDGDVLILIFSEFGRQVAENASLGTDHGEGGLMLALGPGVNGGLYGDEPDLEDLSLNALKYRTDFRHVYATALQWIGADPKAVLGAEFTPMGLLRNAGS from the coding sequence ATGGATCGGCGCGAGTTTTTGCAAAAATCCCTGCTTGCCCTGGCTCTGGGCCAAGGGGCACCCTCCCTGTTGGTGCGTACTGCCCTGGCCGCCAAAACCCGGGGAAGGATCCTGGTGGTGGTCAACCTCTTCGGGGGCAACGACCAGCTCAACACCCTGGTGCCCTACCGCAACGAGCTCTACCATCGCCTCAGGCCCAACCTGGCCCTGAAGGGGAAAGAGGTGCTGGATCTCGGGGTGCGGGGCAAGTGGTTGGGCCTGCACCCGGCCTTGCGACCCCTGATGGCCATGTGGGAAAAGGGGGAGCTGGCCCTCATTCCCCAGGTGGGGTACCCCAACCCCAACCGCAGCCACTTCATCTCCACGGCCATCTGGCACACCGCTGACCCTGATCGGCGGGCCCAGACCGGCTGGCTGGGCCGCTGGGCGGATGGGCAGGAGGACCCTTTCTGCGAAACCTTCCTGGGGGGTGCTGCCCCCCTGGCCCTCAGGGGCGAGCGGCGCACCGCCCCGGCCATCGCCAGCATCGATGCCTTCACCCTCCGGCTCACCCCGGCCCTCCAGCGTGCCTTTGAGGAGGAGGCCCGCCACCCGCGCCAGGGCACGGCGGAGGAGATTCGGCGGGCGATGCTTTCCCTCCGGGGGGCGCTAGACCGCGTGGGCCGGCTGCGCACGGTGAAGAACCGGGCCCAGTACCCGGAGGGCGCCTTCGGCCGGAGCCTGGCGGACATCGCCCGGATGATCGCAGGGGGCCTGGAGAGCAGCGTCTACTACACCACCCTGGGCGGATGGGACACCCATGCCAACCAGCCACCCCGCCATGAGGAGCTTCTGGGGCAGTTGGCCCAAGGGCTGGCGGCCTTGCGGGAAGACCTCCGGGCCATAGGACGGGACGGGGACGTGCTGATCCTGATCTTCAGCGAGTTCGGCCGCCAGGTGGCCGAGAACGCCTCCCTGGGCACGGACCACGGCGAAGGAGGGCTGATGCTGGCCCTGGGGCCCGGGGTAAACGGGGGGCTCTACGGCGACGAACCGGACCTCGAGGACCTCAGCCTGAATGCCCTCAAGTACCGAACAGACTTCCGCCATGTGTACGCCACGGCCCTGCAGTGGATTGGCGCCGACCCCAAGGCCGTGCTGGGGGCGGAGTTTACCCCGATGGGGCTCCTGCGGAACGCAGGGTCGTGA
- the paaA gene encoding 1,2-phenylacetyl-CoA epoxidase subunit PaaA, translating into MVKLKLGYPEDPDYGERLAEFEARIARGEKIEPGDWMPAEYRRQLIRMISQHAHSEWVGMLPEGAWITRAPSLRRKLILLAKVQDEAGHGQYLYHAAETLGITREEMVEALLSGKAKYSSIFNYPTLTWADVGVIGWLVDGMAIKNQTMLAQSSYGPYSRAMVRICAEETFHHKQGKEAVLLYARGSKKQRQMVQDALNRWWWPTLMMAGPHDSDSPHTPLLLRWGIKTKTNDQVRQEFLNEHVPELLDAGLTIPDPDLRYDEKTGNWIHGPIPWEEFWKVIGGEGPMNRHRLMARRRAHEEGRWVREALEAYGQRHLAQAAD; encoded by the coding sequence ATGGTTAAGCTTAAGCTCGGATACCCAGAGGATCCCGACTACGGGGAAAGGCTTGCGGAGTTTGAGGCCCGCATCGCCCGGGGGGAGAAGATCGAGCCCGGGGATTGGATGCCCGCCGAGTACCGGCGCCAGCTCATCCGCATGATCTCCCAGCATGCCCACAGCGAGTGGGTGGGGATGCTTCCGGAAGGGGCTTGGATCACCCGGGCGCCTTCCCTGAGGCGGAAGCTCATCCTGCTGGCCAAGGTTCAGGACGAGGCCGGGCACGGGCAGTACCTCTACCACGCCGCCGAAACCCTGGGGATCACCCGAGAGGAGATGGTGGAGGCCCTTCTTTCCGGCAAGGCCAAGTACTCCAGCATCTTCAACTACCCCACCCTTACCTGGGCGGACGTGGGCGTCATCGGCTGGCTGGTGGACGGGATGGCCATCAAGAACCAGACCATGCTGGCCCAATCCTCCTACGGGCCCTACTCCCGGGCTATGGTGCGCATCTGCGCCGAGGAAACCTTCCACCACAAGCAGGGGAAGGAGGCTGTCCTCCTCTACGCCAGGGGCTCCAAGAAGCAGCGCCAGATGGTGCAGGATGCCCTGAACCGCTGGTGGTGGCCCACCCTGATGATGGCCGGGCCCCACGACAGCGACTCCCCCCACACCCCCCTCCTTCTCCGGTGGGGCATCAAGACCAAGACCAACGACCAAGTGCGCCAGGAGTTCCTGAACGAGCATGTCCCCGAGCTCCTGGACGCTGGACTCACCATCCCCGATCCCGACCTCCGCTACGACGAGAAGACGGGCAACTGGATCCACGGGCCCATCCCCTGGGAGGAGTTCTGGAAGGTGATTGGCGGAGAAGGCCCCATGAACCGGCACCGGCTCATGGCCCGGAGGAGGGCCCACGAGGAGGGGCGCTGGGTCCGGGAGGCCCTCGAGGCCTACGGCCAGCGCCACCTGGCCCAGGCCGCGGATTAG
- the paaZ gene encoding phenylacetic acid degradation bifunctional protein PaaZ yields MKVKSYLMGQWLTGAGEGVPVQDAATLEVLAHVTSEGLPLKEAVAWGREVGGKALLALGFQERGRRLRALAQYLSERKEELYRLYATTGGTRRDAWYDVDGGIGALFTYSSLARTLPEGNLLPEEESPPLSKDFSFQGRHLLGPKGGITVQINAFNFPVWGLLEKFAPAFLAGVPTLAKPATPTAHVAEGLVRLMVESGLLPEGSLQFVAGSLGDALEALHHRDSVYFTGSKATADRLRRHPAFWERGVLFNAETDSLNAAILGEKAGEEEVERLAREIAQELSIKTGQRCTAIRRVLAPQGRLEALLEATRRHLEGLRLGDPREEGVDLGPLASLGQKEEVERAVEALLAAGARVYWQHPGRRDGAFFPPTLLLAEDPWAETLHQVEPFGPVATFFPYRDREEALRLARLGGGMLATTLATPDPEEARFHLLGLSGEVGRLHILNRFNAHSSTGHGSPLPRLLHGGPGRAGGGEELGGLLAVKRHLARLALQADPHTLQALTGEYTRGAEKPASLHPFRKYYEELEVGETLWTHRRTVTEADIALFAHLSWDHFYAHTDEIAAQKSLFGKRVAHGYFVLSAAAGLFVDPAPGPVLANYGLEGLRFTEPVGIGDTVQARLTVKAKRPRDEKSGVVEWAVEVVNQEGKTVAAYTVLTLVARKPTEASS; encoded by the coding sequence TTGAAGGTCAAAAGCTACCTCATGGGCCAATGGTTAACGGGCGCAGGAGAAGGGGTGCCGGTGCAGGATGCCGCCACCCTCGAGGTGTTGGCCCACGTGACCTCGGAGGGCCTGCCCCTCAAGGAGGCGGTGGCCTGGGGGAGGGAGGTGGGGGGGAAGGCCCTCCTTGCCCTGGGTTTCCAGGAGCGGGGCCGAAGGCTTCGGGCCCTGGCTCAGTACCTTTCCGAGCGGAAGGAGGAGCTCTATCGGCTCTACGCCACCACCGGGGGAACCCGCCGGGATGCCTGGTACGATGTGGACGGGGGCATTGGGGCACTCTTCACCTATAGTTCCCTAGCCCGGACACTTCCCGAGGGAAACCTCCTCCCTGAGGAGGAAAGCCCTCCCTTAAGCAAGGACTTTTCCTTCCAGGGAAGGCATCTCCTGGGCCCCAAGGGCGGGATCACGGTTCAGATCAACGCCTTCAACTTCCCGGTCTGGGGCCTTTTGGAGAAGTTCGCCCCTGCCTTCCTGGCGGGGGTGCCCACCCTGGCCAAGCCGGCCACCCCCACCGCCCACGTGGCCGAGGGGCTGGTGCGCCTCATGGTGGAGTCCGGGCTTTTGCCAGAGGGAAGCCTCCAGTTCGTGGCGGGAAGCCTGGGGGATGCCCTGGAGGCCCTACACCACCGGGATAGCGTCTACTTCACGGGCTCCAAGGCCACGGCCGACCGCTTAAGACGCCACCCCGCCTTTTGGGAACGGGGCGTCCTCTTCAATGCGGAAACCGACTCCCTAAACGCCGCCATCCTGGGGGAAAAGGCAGGGGAAGAGGAGGTGGAGAGGCTGGCCCGGGAGATCGCCCAGGAGCTTTCCATCAAAACCGGGCAGCGGTGCACGGCCATCCGCCGGGTCCTGGCACCCCAAGGCCGCCTCGAGGCTCTCCTCGAGGCCACCCGCAGGCACCTGGAAGGCCTCCGGCTGGGCGATCCCCGGGAGGAGGGGGTGGACCTGGGCCCCCTGGCCTCTCTGGGGCAGAAGGAGGAGGTGGAAAGGGCCGTGGAAGCCCTCCTGGCCGCCGGGGCCAGGGTGTACTGGCAACACCCAGGCAGGCGGGATGGCGCCTTTTTTCCCCCTACCCTGCTCCTGGCGGAGGATCCCTGGGCGGAAACCCTCCACCAGGTGGAGCCCTTCGGTCCGGTGGCCACCTTCTTCCCCTACCGGGACCGGGAGGAAGCCCTGCGCCTGGCCCGGTTAGGAGGGGGGATGCTGGCGACCACCCTGGCCACCCCCGACCCCGAGGAGGCCCGCTTCCACCTCCTTGGGCTTTCCGGGGAGGTGGGCCGGCTCCACATCCTGAACCGCTTCAACGCCCATAGCTCCACGGGCCACGGCTCCCCCTTGCCCCGCCTCCTCCACGGGGGACCTGGACGGGCAGGGGGCGGGGAGGAGCTGGGAGGGCTTCTTGCCGTCAAGCGGCACCTGGCCCGCCTGGCCCTCCAAGCGGATCCCCACACCCTGCAAGCCCTCACCGGGGAGTACACCAGGGGAGCGGAAAAACCCGCCAGCCTCCACCCCTTCCGCAAGTACTACGAGGAACTGGAGGTTGGGGAAACCCTCTGGACCCATCGCCGCACGGTCACGGAGGCGGACATCGCCCTCTTCGCCCACCTTTCCTGGGACCATTTCTACGCCCACACCGACGAGATCGCCGCCCAAAAGAGCCTTTTCGGGAAGCGGGTGGCCCACGGATACTTCGTCCTCTCCGCCGCCGCCGGGCTCTTCGTGGACCCGGCCCCGGGTCCGGTCCTGGCCAACTACGGCCTCGAGGGCCTGCGCTTCACCGAACCTGTGGGCATCGGGGATACCGTGCAAGCCCGGCTCACGGTGAAGGCCAAGCGGCCCAGGGACGAAAAGTCCGGGGTGGTGGAGTGGGCGGTGGAGGTGGTGAACCAGGAGGGCAAAACCGTGGCCGCCTATACCGTCCTCACCCTGGTGGCGCGAAAGCCCACGGAGGCTTCCTCCTAG
- a CDS encoding winged helix-turn-helix transcriptional regulator, whose protein sequence is MAEHEPAFCPVYAALNLLQEKWTLHIIRALLEGPKGFNELSRAIGGVNPATLSQRLEHLVDLGVVEKKVESYMPPRTRYSLTEAGRELEAVIAAIDRWARRNLKAPVG, encoded by the coding sequence ATGGCCGAGCACGAACCGGCCTTCTGCCCTGTCTACGCCGCCTTGAACCTCCTCCAGGAGAAGTGGACCCTGCACATCATCAGGGCTCTCCTGGAAGGTCCCAAGGGGTTTAACGAGCTGTCCCGGGCCATTGGGGGGGTAAACCCCGCCACCCTTTCCCAACGCCTGGAGCACCTGGTGGACCTGGGCGTGGTGGAGAAGAAGGTGGAATCCTACATGCCCCCCCGCACCCGCTACAGCCTCACCGAGGCGGGTCGGGAACTGGAGGCGGTCATCGCCGCCATCGACCGCTGGGCCCGCAGGAACCTCAAGGCCCCCGTGGGCTAA
- the bfr gene encoding bacterioferritin has translation MKGHPDVIQSLQERLSEELAAILQYMVHAEMAENWGFKALARHLKAHAITEMRHAERHIERILFLEGFPEVSRIGEIRIGKTVEEILFRDYEGELQAVKGYNETMNLAQSLGDNGTRDMVAEILKDEEGHVDWLEAQRELLNQMGLPNYLQYLAGEAE, from the coding sequence ATGAAAGGCCATCCAGACGTGATCCAAAGCCTGCAAGAACGGCTTTCTGAGGAGTTGGCTGCCATTTTGCAGTACATGGTCCATGCGGAGATGGCGGAGAACTGGGGCTTTAAGGCCCTGGCCCGCCACCTGAAGGCCCACGCCATCACCGAGATGCGCCATGCGGAGAGGCACATCGAGCGCATCCTTTTTCTGGAGGGTTTTCCGGAGGTGAGCCGGATCGGGGAGATCCGGATCGGCAAAACGGTGGAGGAAATCCTTTTCCGGGACTATGAGGGGGAACTCCAGGCGGTGAAGGGCTACAACGAAACCATGAACCTGGCCCAAAGCCTGGGGGATAACGGCACCCGGGACATGGTGGCGGAGATCCTCAAGGACGAGGAAGGCCACGTGGACTGGCTAGAGGCCCAGCGGGAACTTTTGAACCAGATGGGGTTGCCCAACTACCTCCAGTACCTGGCCGGGGAAGCGGAATAG
- a CDS encoding nuclear transport factor 2 family protein: MWERFFVANPDAHFEVEEMFAVADRCVVRWIYRKTKEGRPWYLRGVDVFRVRDGKVAEKFSYVKG; the protein is encoded by the coding sequence GTGTGGGAGCGATTCTTTGTGGCCAACCCAGATGCGCACTTTGAGGTTGAAGAGATGTTTGCTGTTGCTGATCGCTGTGTTGTTCGATGGATTTACAGAAAGACGAAAGAAGGAAGGCCCTGGTATCTGCGCGGCGTGGATGTGTTTCGTGTGCGGGACGGGAAGGTAGCGGAGAAGTTCTCCTACGTCAAAGGTTAG
- a CDS encoding DUF1800 domain-containing protein: MSRPLSLSDAQHLLRRVAARGTREEAEELSAMGLEEAVDRLLRDPAPAPPYATRFARNQRAQQHREISLLWIEHWLTTPTPAAERLVLFWHGHFTSAFQATMGAQGVDFWNQFAMFRRLGYGTFGDFLKAVARDPVMLLYLNNAESRKEHPNQNWARELLELYTLGPGHYSEADILEAARAFTGWTVRLKGGLNPREADANVPWEFTFRPAWHDPGPKTFLGQRVEGGEEVLEVLIAHPQTYRFLSRKLLRFYLSPEPPEAMVEEGARVLRSEGTRGFLRWLFTHEAFYHPSFRNSLIKGPLEYLVGLLYAAGIRELPADSSLGKGVYQALAAMSQIPFDPPTVAGWEGGPTWLAETPYLARLNLITAVANQGKSLDLFVFMEGGKALADLVKPEAQLL, encoded by the coding sequence ATGTCCCGGCCCCTCTCCTTATCGGACGCCCAGCACCTATTGCGCCGGGTAGCGGCCCGGGGGACCCGGGAGGAGGCGGAGGAGCTTTCGGCCATGGGCCTCGAGGAGGCGGTGGATCGTCTCCTTAGGGACCCTGCCCCAGCACCCCCCTACGCCACCCGCTTCGCCCGCAACCAGCGGGCCCAGCAACACCGCGAGATCAGCCTGCTCTGGATCGAGCACTGGCTCACCACCCCCACCCCGGCTGCGGAACGGCTTGTGCTCTTTTGGCACGGCCATTTCACCTCCGCCTTCCAAGCCACCATGGGGGCCCAGGGCGTTGACTTTTGGAATCAGTTTGCGATGTTCCGCCGGCTAGGGTACGGGACTTTTGGCGACTTCCTTAAGGCGGTGGCCCGGGATCCCGTCATGCTCCTATATCTGAACAATGCGGAAAGCCGCAAGGAGCACCCGAACCAGAACTGGGCCCGCGAGCTTCTGGAGCTCTACACCCTGGGCCCCGGCCACTATTCCGAGGCGGACATCCTAGAGGCGGCCCGGGCCTTTACCGGCTGGACTGTACGCCTGAAGGGGGGCCTGAACCCGCGCGAGGCCGACGCTAACGTGCCGTGGGAGTTCACCTTCCGGCCCGCCTGGCACGACCCGGGGCCGAAAACCTTCCTGGGCCAGAGGGTTGAGGGTGGGGAAGAGGTGCTGGAGGTGCTTATCGCCCACCCTCAGACCTACCGCTTCCTCTCCCGAAAGCTTCTCCGGTTTTATCTTTCCCCGGAGCCTCCGGAGGCTATGGTGGAGGAGGGGGCGAGGGTTCTGCGATCGGAAGGAACGAGGGGTTTCCTGCGATGGCTTTTCACCCACGAGGCCTTTTACCATCCTTCGTTCCGGAATAGCTTGATCAAAGGCCCTCTGGAATACCTGGTGGGGCTCCTTTACGCTGCCGGGATCAGGGAATTACCCGCGGACTCCTCGTTAGGGAAGGGGGTGTACCAGGCCCTGGCTGCCATGAGCCAGATACCCTTCGATCCCCCCACGGTGGCGGGGTGGGAGGGGGGCCCCACCTGGCTGGCGGAAACGCCCTATTTGGCACGGCTGAACCTGATCACCGCGGTGGCAAACCAGGGGAAGAGCCTGGATCTTTTCGTCTTCATGGAAGGCGGAAAGGCGCTGGCGGATCTGGTGAAGCCGGAAGCCCAGCTCTTGTAG
- a CDS encoding TetR/AcrR family transcriptional regulator — MERREQILTLAGHLFSQRGYHATSMRELAKHLNLQGGSLYAHITSKEELLLEVVRQAAERFLKVLEGLGGDPVSKLKGLVRGHLEVIAQELPRATVFFHEWKHLSPPLLEEAKALRRRYEEGVQAVIQEGMEQGVFRVENLRLATLFVLSALNWTYQWYRPEGPLSLEGLAEAYATLILRALGVEANEGKGGEDG; from the coding sequence ATGGAGCGGCGCGAGCAGATCCTCACCCTAGCAGGCCACCTCTTCAGCCAGCGGGGCTACCACGCCACCAGCATGCGGGAGCTGGCCAAGCACTTAAACCTCCAGGGGGGAAGCCTGTACGCCCACATCACCTCCAAGGAGGAGCTCCTCCTGGAGGTGGTGCGCCAGGCCGCCGAGCGCTTCCTTAAAGTTCTGGAGGGACTTGGGGGCGATCCCGTATCCAAGCTGAAAGGCCTGGTACGGGGCCACCTTGAGGTCATCGCCCAGGAGCTACCCCGGGCCACGGTCTTCTTCCACGAGTGGAAACACCTCTCCCCTCCCCTTCTGGAGGAGGCCAAGGCCTTAAGGCGCCGCTATGAGGAAGGCGTCCAGGCGGTGATCCAGGAGGGAATGGAACAAGGGGTCTTCCGGGTGGAAAACCTCCGTCTGGCCACCCTCTTTGTCCTTTCCGCCCTGAACTGGACCTACCAGTGGTACCGGCCCGAAGGGCCCCTTTCCTTGGAAGGACTTGCGGAAGCCTATGCCACCCTCATCCTGAGGGCCTTGGGCGTAGAGGCGAATGAGGGGAAAGGAGGCGAGGATGGTTAA
- the paaD gene encoding 1,2-phenylacetyl-CoA epoxidase subunit PaaD, which translates to MVERYWEALKGVKDPEIPVLNIVEMGMVLGVEAEGERVRVRFRPTFSGCPALRLIREEMERALREAGAKEVEVVEARAPWSTEDMAEEARGKLRDYGVAPPLPLPLAGKDPPCPRCGSQEVVLKNAFGATLCKMLYQCTACGEVFEAFKTV; encoded by the coding sequence ATGGTAGAGCGGTACTGGGAAGCCCTAAAAGGAGTTAAGGACCCGGAGATCCCCGTCCTCAACATCGTGGAAATGGGGATGGTCCTGGGGGTGGAGGCGGAAGGGGAAAGGGTCAGGGTGCGCTTCCGCCCCACCTTCTCCGGCTGCCCTGCCCTAAGGCTCATTCGCGAAGAGATGGAAAGGGCCCTGCGGGAGGCGGGGGCCAAGGAGGTGGAGGTGGTGGAGGCCAGGGCCCCCTGGAGCACCGAGGACATGGCCGAGGAAGCCCGAGGAAAGCTCCGGGATTACGGCGTGGCCCCACCCCTGCCCCTCCCCCTGGCGGGGAAGGATCCCCCCTGCCCTCGGTGCGGGAGCCAGGAGGTGGTCCTCAAGAACGCCTTTGGGGCCACCCTGTGCAAAATGCTCTACCAGTGCACCGCCTGCGGGGAGGTTTTTGAGGCCTTTAAGACCGTCTGA
- a CDS encoding antibiotic biosynthesis monooxygenase family protein, producing MFVVMNRIPVKPEYADQFEEAFRTRARLVDRMPGFIRNLVLRPQTPGDPYVVMTFWESEAAFRAWTESPEFRQGHARSGTLPKEAFLGPSKLETFTAFWDSEAS from the coding sequence ATGTTTGTGGTCATGAACCGCATCCCCGTCAAACCCGAGTACGCCGACCAGTTCGAGGAGGCCTTCCGCACCCGGGCCCGCCTGGTGGACCGCATGCCGGGCTTCATCCGGAACCTGGTCCTTCGTCCGCAGACCCCAGGAGACCCCTATGTGGTGATGACCTTCTGGGAAAGCGAGGCCGCCTTCCGGGCCTGGACGGAAAGCCCGGAGTTCCGCCAAGGCCACGCCCGAAGCGGCACCCTACCCAAGGAGGCCTTCCTGGGACCCAGCAAGCTGGAAACCTTCACGGCCTTTTGGGACTCGGAGGCCAGCTAG
- a CDS encoding tyrosine-type recombinase/integrase codes for MLYYPVEPGLIWKSIGIKKPEKALQPLAPYAEYLLLERGYSSRGVRRYLQDLALWFRFLQEEGFTPGPEAVRALLLKERWAPRRVQGFLAALRSYYRYLAQVKGEAVSDPTEGIGRPKAGRRLPLHPAPEELRRFLEALETEREAQLLSRLARFLYGTGLRISEALSLKGRNVILEGSVPVAIRVVGKGNKERLVPLSRTAQEVLLELGPPQGNVSIFTFAQGRHRGRVPSARYVEAKFREAALTAGLDPRRFTPHKLRHAYATLLVENGVELDAVKDLLGHESIATTQIYLHASRERLREAASRLPEL; via the coding sequence ATGTTATACTACCCCGTGGAACCCGGTCTTATTTGGAAATCCATCGGCATTAAAAAGCCTGAGAAGGCCCTTCAACCCCTGGCCCCCTATGCCGAATACCTCCTTTTGGAGCGGGGATACTCCTCCAGGGGGGTGCGCCGCTACCTCCAGGACCTGGCCCTCTGGTTTCGCTTCCTCCAGGAAGAGGGTTTCACCCCGGGCCCTGAGGCGGTCCGGGCGCTCCTCCTCAAGGAGCGTTGGGCCCCAAGAAGGGTGCAGGGGTTCTTGGCGGCCCTCCGCAGCTATTACCGCTACCTGGCCCAGGTCAAGGGAGAGGCCGTGTCCGATCCCACGGAGGGCATCGGCCGCCCCAAGGCCGGGCGCAGGCTTCCCTTGCACCCCGCTCCCGAGGAGCTCAGGCGTTTCCTCGAGGCCCTGGAAACCGAAAGGGAGGCCCAGCTCCTCAGCCGCCTGGCCCGGTTCCTCTACGGCACAGGGCTTCGCATCTCCGAAGCCCTTTCCCTGAAGGGGCGGAACGTGATCCTCGAGGGCTCGGTTCCCGTGGCCATCCGGGTGGTGGGCAAGGGCAACAAGGAAAGGCTGGTGCCCCTTTCCAGGACCGCCCAGGAGGTGCTTTTGGAGCTGGGGCCGCCCCAGGGTAATGTGAGTATTTTCACGTTTGCTCAGGGAAGGCACCGGGGCAGGGTCCCTTCCGCCCGGTACGTGGAGGCCAAGTTCCGGGAAGCGGCCCTGACGGCGGGCCTGGATCCAAGGCGCTTCACCCCGCACAAGCTCCGCCACGCCTACGCCACCTTGCTGGTGGAAAACGGCGTGGAGCTGGATGCCGTAAAGGACCTTCTGGGCCACGAGTCCATCGCCACCACCCAGATCTACCTGCACGCCTCGAGGGAGCGGCTCAGGGAGGCGGCCTCGAGGTTGCCCGAGCTTTAA
- a CDS encoding phenylacetic acid degradation protein — translation MWGTEWPRFEVIKQDTKHGPPQMVGSVHAADPEHALLVARHVFVRRPATLALFVAPAEAFFHVSQEGLKDLKPSRKEGGSEEPYWVFAKRSHRRSMVYGDLVGRFLAQGPEDAVAQALLQAQGVAFWAVPERLVVGTESTEEVVESWFAPAKEKTYRLQSYYGLITAKGVENA, via the coding sequence ATGTGGGGAACCGAGTGGCCCCGGTTTGAGGTGATCAAGCAGGACACCAAGCATGGCCCCCCGCAGATGGTGGGTTCGGTACACGCCGCTGACCCGGAGCACGCCCTCTTGGTGGCCCGGCACGTGTTCGTGCGGCGCCCCGCCACCCTCGCCCTCTTCGTGGCCCCGGCCGAGGCCTTCTTTCACGTTTCCCAGGAGGGCCTGAAGGATCTGAAGCCCAGCCGCAAGGAGGGAGGCAGCGAGGAGCCTTACTGGGTCTTCGCCAAGCGGAGCCACCGCCGGAGCATGGTCTACGGGGACCTGGTGGGCCGCTTCCTGGCGCAGGGCCCGGAGGATGCCGTAGCCCAAGCCCTCCTACAGGCCCAGGGGGTGGCCTTCTGGGCGGTTCCCGAGCGGTTGGTGGTGGGGACCGAGTCCACGGAGGAAGTGGTGGAAAGCTGGTTTGCCCCGGCCAAGGAGAAGACCTACCGCCTGCAAAGCTACTACGGGCTCATCACCGCCAAGGGGGTGGAGAATGCTTGA
- a CDS encoding ATP-binding cassette domain-containing protein — protein sequence MARGPFPSLPTGADGISFTVERGEALILVGPNGAGKTSVKCRLGLRYPTSSSEGQPYKLDGIDPGNLRSPPHFARGRRAGGRRQNPPLRRPAYSPAQSAQSPSGR from the coding sequence GTGGCTAGAGGCCCTTTTCCTTCCCTACCCACAGGAGCAGATGGAATCTCTTTCACTGTGGAGAGAGGCGAGGCTCTCATCCTAGTGGGACCCAACGGGGCGGGCAAGACCAGCGTGAAATGTCGTTTGGGGTTGCGATATCCTACCTCCTCATCCGAAGGGCAGCCCTACAAACTCGATGGTATAGATCCGGGCAACCTTCGTAGCCCGCCTCATTTCGCCAGGGGTAGGCGGGCCGGCGGAAGGAGGCAGAACCCTCCACTCCGCCGGCCAGCTTATAGCCCCGCACAAAGCGCTCAAAGCCCCAGTGGGCGATGA